The following coding sequences are from one Methanonatronarchaeum thermophilum window:
- a CDS encoding DEAD/DEAH box helicase: protein MPFDVLGEDVVEIVRERGFDVATEPQRRAIPKVVGGGNLLLISPTGSGKTEAISLPVLSLIEGGEGIQALYITPLRALNRDIVGRLEWWGDKLGLDVQVRHGDTTSYRRRQQALDPPDLLVTTPETLQAILPGSRMREHLSNVRHVIVDEIHDLADSKRGIQLSLALERLEEAAGGFQRLGLSATVGNPRDIMNLLVGVDRGCELVWIEASEPFDFLIESPLPETGVDRVKRKTMLSREMSGHLMRMIELIESHKSTLIFVNTRQMAETLSSRMNLLDRTVGVHHGSLSKERRIEVEDSFKDGGLDALICTSSMELGIDVGHVDLVIQYNSPRQVFRLLQRVGRSGHSIEKDSKGVVLSSNPDDIAESGVIIEKALNNDLEDIVPRTMCYDVLANQISGLALEVDDLTLDRAYRLVKKAYPYKDLTKDGLERVLNQLSQARVVSFEDNMVKRRGSTWKYYYSNLSMIPDESTYEVRDIASGRPLARLDESFVAGFAKPGEVFITEGKMWRILSMEDDKIKVEEIKDPQGTIPTWVGEEIPVPYMVAQSVGKVRREVKTAIEKDEKVDFDSLRLSGESVDKIIDVVGRQLDNGFPVPTDKEIVGELGKREVILNCCFGHRVNKTLGQAVTSLLASRIGGSVGLDVDPYRITLKLPGKTRTSIVKEVFPVDPSHLEPILMMSLKNTSQFKWELMKVAKKFGVVRKDAEYTSYDTEKLLEIYKDTPLYKEAMKEILNYKLDIKTSKEVLNAIGSDISVSWKNGHSPIGRLGKESGVDLISPEETDETIIRTIEERIKDDRTLLFCIHCGDWKTTKKIRHVRGDPECPVCDSRYIAALKPWEEEKIKKYKAGKNDKDVKNLIKSANIVLSHGKQGVTVLAGRGVGPTAASRILRDLPEGEGLYRKIYNEERKYARTHMFWD from the coding sequence AACGTGGTTTTGATGTAGCTACTGAGCCACAGCGTCGGGCTATTCCTAAGGTTGTTGGTGGTGGGAATTTACTTTTGATTAGTCCGACTGGTTCTGGTAAGACTGAGGCTATTTCTCTTCCTGTTTTGAGTTTGATTGAGGGTGGGGAGGGTATTCAGGCGTTGTATATCACTCCTTTGCGGGCTCTTAATCGTGATATTGTTGGTAGGCTTGAGTGGTGGGGTGATAAGTTGGGTTTGGATGTTCAGGTTCGTCATGGGGATACTACTAGTTATCGGCGTAGGCAGCAGGCTTTGGATCCACCTGATTTGCTTGTTACTACGCCTGAGACTTTACAGGCGATTTTACCTGGTTCGAGGATGCGGGAGCATCTTTCAAATGTACGTCATGTTATTGTTGATGAGATACATGATTTAGCTGATTCTAAACGTGGGATTCAGTTGTCTCTTGCTCTTGAACGGCTTGAGGAGGCTGCTGGTGGGTTTCAGAGACTTGGTTTGTCGGCTACTGTTGGGAATCCCAGGGATATTATGAACCTGCTTGTGGGTGTTGACCGGGGTTGTGAGTTGGTTTGGATCGAGGCTTCGGAGCCGTTTGATTTTTTGATTGAATCTCCATTGCCTGAAACCGGTGTTGATCGTGTTAAACGTAAAACTATGTTGTCGAGGGAGATGTCAGGCCATTTAATGCGCATGATTGAGTTGATAGAGAGCCATAAATCTACTTTGATTTTTGTTAACACGAGGCAGATGGCTGAGACGTTATCGAGTCGTATGAATTTGTTGGATAGAACGGTTGGTGTGCATCATGGTTCTTTATCTAAGGAACGTAGGATCGAGGTTGAGGATAGTTTTAAAGACGGTGGTTTGGATGCGTTGATCTGCACCAGTTCGATGGAGTTGGGTATCGATGTTGGTCATGTAGATCTTGTTATACAGTATAACTCTCCAAGGCAGGTTTTTAGGTTGTTGCAGAGGGTTGGTAGGTCTGGTCATTCGATTGAAAAGGATTCTAAGGGCGTTGTACTCTCTAGTAATCCTGATGATATTGCTGAGTCGGGAGTTATAATAGAGAAGGCTTTGAATAATGATTTGGAAGATATTGTTCCTAGAACTATGTGTTATGACGTTTTAGCCAACCAAATATCGGGGTTGGCTCTTGAAGTTGATGACCTAACTTTGGATAGGGCGTACAGGTTGGTTAAAAAGGCATATCCATATAAAGATCTAACTAAAGATGGTCTAGAAAGGGTTTTGAACCAATTGAGTCAAGCTAGAGTAGTTTCTTTTGAAGATAATATGGTTAAGAGGCGTGGTTCAACCTGGAAATACTATTACTCTAATTTAAGCATGATTCCTGATGAGAGTACCTATGAAGTGCGTGATATAGCTAGTGGTAGGCCGCTTGCAAGGCTTGACGAGAGTTTTGTTGCAGGTTTTGCTAAACCTGGTGAGGTTTTTATTACCGAGGGTAAGATGTGGCGTATCCTGAGTATGGAAGATGATAAAATAAAGGTTGAAGAGATAAAAGATCCTCAGGGAACTATTCCTACTTGGGTAGGTGAGGAAATACCTGTTCCATACATGGTTGCTCAATCTGTAGGTAAGGTGCGTAGAGAGGTTAAAACAGCGATAGAGAAAGATGAGAAGGTTGATTTTGATAGCCTACGGCTATCTGGTGAGTCGGTTGATAAAATAATTGATGTGGTTGGTAGGCAGTTGGATAATGGATTTCCTGTACCTACAGATAAAGAGATTGTTGGTGAGTTGGGTAAGCGGGAGGTAATATTGAATTGTTGTTTTGGCCACAGGGTGAACAAGACTTTGGGGCAGGCGGTTACCTCCTTACTGGCCTCACGTATCGGTGGTAGTGTTGGCTTGGATGTTGATCCATATAGGATTACACTTAAATTACCGGGTAAGACACGTACCTCAATAGTTAAAGAGGTTTTTCCGGTTGACCCCAGTCATTTGGAGCCAATCTTGATGATGTCGTTGAAAAATACCTCTCAATTCAAGTGGGAGTTGATGAAGGTTGCTAAGAAGTTTGGTGTTGTGAGGAAGGATGCTGAATATACTTCATATGACACTGAGAAATTACTGGAGATATACAAGGATACTCCTTTGTATAAAGAAGCTATGAAGGAGATTTTAAACTACAAACTCGATATAAAAACTTCTAAAGAGGTATTAAACGCTATTGGCAGTGATATCTCGGTATCCTGGAAGAATGGCCATTCACCTATCGGTCGGTTAGGCAAGGAAAGTGGGGTTGACTTGATTTCTCCTGAAGAAACCGATGAAACAATTATCCGGACGATTGAGGAGCGGATAAAGGATGACCGTACACTTCTTTTCTGCATACACTGTGGTGACTGGAAGACCACCAAGAAGATAAGGCATGTTCGAGGCGACCCCGAATGTCCAGTATGTGACTCAAGGTATATAGCTGCTTTAAAGCCATGGGAAGAAGAAAAAATCAAGAAATATAAAGCCGGTAAGAACGATAAGGATGTGAAAAACCTGATAAAAAGCGCAAACATTGTTCTATCCCATGGAAAACAAGGAGTAACCGTATTAGCTGGACGTGGAGTAGGACCTACAGCTGCTTCAAGAATCCTACGTGACCTACCGGAAGGGGAAGGCCTATACCGAAAAATATACAACGAAGAACGTAAATACGCACGCACACACATGTTTTGGGATTAA